ATCCAGcgatttgtttattgttttgtttggcAATATAGCTTCTTTTATTCTCTCTTTATTTGGTTCTATGACCTCTTTTATTTGGTTATCTACTGGAGGGACGTAAGAAGATccttcaaagaaaaaaaaacaatgttatttatagttatCATACATTAAGAGACGACAATTAGTAATCTATAGTCTTACCTTTTGGTCCTAACACGTAATACAGAATAACAGTACTCCATTGACCCAACTGTAATTAGAGAATGAGtgacaaattttaatatcaattgcTGGTCAGGACATTAAAAAGAAGAGATATGTTTGtctcaattttattgtaaatacaattaaaatctaCGTATTAACTAATATAGATGTCGCCACTTCCCAAAGAGAAAATCAGCTTGTTTAAACgtaggtaagtaataaaatccGAGGTAAAGGTAAATAAACCAGACATGTTACCTGTGATTGTGGTCCATACAGCCGTAAGAACTCTCGCAAGTGTTCACATACATTGGTGTTACGTACTACTTGAGCAGTTTGAGCGGAACTCTGCACTAATACGGCCAGGAGTTGCAGGCACACCTCGTGCTGTAGGAACTCTCTAACAATAGAAGCTGttattatcacaaaaaataataccgTAAAATGGggtataatatatatacatactttaagaaaatttgggattaatttgattttcaaaataagtatAGCTCGCATGTAAAGCTAGCGATGTGTTCAGTTTTCCCTGTTCTCGTTACTAAATATTGCTATGAATGAAATTGTAGCATTTCTAATAGTGTAATTGACCTTAAATTGTCcctcattttcatttttaagtaacccctgtattcaaaagtaacccCGTTTTACCGGTATTATTTTGCTAGTGTTAATACTTCATAGTATGAATTACCTCTGAATTATTGATATTCCATTGcattcaataaacaaattaatatttctgttatgGTTCCGTAGCAAACTTTGCAGCACTAAGAACACTTCGATGTTCATATGACTGCATCTCTTTATGCACTGCAATTTTAAGAACGTAAAATTTAGTTTGTTGAACCCTATTTACAGACCTTATTTCCAAGGAGGCTTATAGATAAGGGTTTGAGATACTATCTTACTACTACTACCTACGGgactaacctccggtttctgaggtaaatttagcggtagtttatcaatccaatagcgttaaaactcatacaaaaaataagtagaatCAGCACAGTTGGTGCTTAATCTTATTAACTAACTTAACATAATTCCTGCTTGAGTGTGAATTGTacgatttgtatgaaatactttaCCGTCGGCACTAGATGAGTGCAGTAGCTCTGATTCGCTTCTACCCCACGGCATGTCTCAGACAGACATCGACAAAGTGAACGCCACGCATCTTGAtgctatacaaaaaaaatggtaGGTTCATGAATCGAAATAACtaccttatatttattaataaaaaaaatcgaaccCATGTCGTCAAACACAATTCAGATAGGTACCACTGATCAATTGAAGCtgacatttattttcaaattttacgTAATCattgaattattataatgaaacggAGAGCGGGGCATAGATTGGAGACTTGTATTCAGTGGGtatgattaataattttatttaatttaccatCATACAGCTTGTGAACAGCTCGCACATGGTAGCTAGACAGCCACTGCTACGAATCATATTTTTAGCGTACAGCAGCAAGCTCTTCCCTCTGCGAGAGTCCTCGTCGACAGCGTACAAAAGAGccgatataaaattaaatgtaacgGTCATTTTCCTTGGAGGACTGTTCGATAACACGTTACAGATTTTGTCGTATAAAGTGTTATACGTGATGATAAAGTCGATATCAATTTCCTgaaaaattcattattattatggtcAGCGGAAATCTAAGCTATTTTGGACAGCAAACATACGGTCATCtgattctgaaaaaaataatatattccgGCCATACTTTGCATTGCATATTAAATCTACTAGTTAAAAATCATCTTACATTTGATACCAAATATGCAGAtaatgtagaaaataatttcacatGCATATTGACGTCATTGTTAGTGTGTAATATTTCTAGAATTCCTTTTGTGTCTAGCATCTTAGCTTGTCTAGGAATGTTCTGAAAAcgggaataaaaaataaataactcaataGAAAAGCAGGGAGTCAAGCAACAATTTCaaggtaattaatttaattataaatgtatgctATCAGTGACCACAATAATATGttaggtatatattattttgttgagcACCCAATAGTCAGTACTGTCTGAATCCTGTTACCTTAGATATAAAGTTGGTCATATTTGGCGTGGTGTTATAGGATTTTTTGATACAACTGTAATTAACTgctgataatttatttatgaataatgttCACTTAGctctgtttaaatattttcttcaatctatgtgaaaataatgataatgataacagGACTAATTCAGTTGAATGTTATGGTTTTACCGCCTAAACTAATTTTCCCCTTTGCTATAGACaatatgttaatgttttttcaatattaataatttcgtaTGAGCCGATTTAATCgactaaaataattaatctaCCAAATTTTTTCTAGCACGTTATTTCTTCGGAAACTTATGTAGGTATTGTTAATAAGCTTAATttacagatattaaaaaaaataacataatgttttCGGTTGTTTTTGATGTAAATTTATTAACCAAATTGAGCAAGTCGAGAAtgtcagtaaaaaatatttgattacaactaaaataaacaatgcACATCCCTAATCCCTAATGTCACTTATGTGTCTGTCAATTTCTGATATCGCCCAACCAAGAGCGTTTTTATCCAAATCAGAAATTGGGTGTTTATTGTTAAATGATATAAAGAATCAATCACATGAAATACTTGTGTTCGTAGGCTATctgtaaaatattgaattagaGCCATGGACGTTGGAGAGCTACTTTCATTCAAGGTAAAATTTATATGAATCTTCTATCTTGTTAGAAGCCGCTTTTGTTTACATTCCTTAGACATTTTGGCAATAAACGGAGgttaataactattataatgtatatttattcatCTGTATTCTATTTTAATTCATTGCTTCCGTTTTTCATCAGCCCACACCAACACCTAAGCGGCCTAATGAAGAAGATAGCGACTCCGATGAAGACCAGGCGAAGGCATCGAAGTTACGCCGCATGGGAAGATCCAAATCAGATCACATTCTGCTTACTGCCAGTAAAGTTCTTCCTAAAGAACCTTCGATAACAGATAAGGAGAGAGAAGATATTCTAAGATTTGTTGAAACAGAAGCTACAGAGGTTAGTATTATTCCTTACTTTTAGTTGTTTGAATGAAGATAGTTTTTAGAGTAATAAGTATACTGcttttgcttttaatatttatgtggaGTATGAATAATTCTTATCAGTACTGGGTACTAAGTTTATGTGACTTAAATGatacacaaatatatatattgttattgatataGAATGATTAGTGTATgcaaatcataatttttccatttttattcACAGGGTGATGTTCTTGATGAGACAGCAGTTAAGAAATTAGTGTTAAATTTTGAGAAGAAAGCTCTTAAAAACAGAGAGATGAGAATCAAGTTTCCAGATCAACCTGAAAAGTTTATGGACAGTGAAATAGATTTACATGAAGCATTACAGGTaatgttttagatattttataatcagCCCATTTCAAATATGCAAACTAAGGCATGttattttatcggagtctcttgttcacacttacacattgtcacatttctatgattcttttgattatgatgtAGTTTGCAGCTTTGTAATGGTCTGAGTATAGTATCATAATTCTAGCATTTGTATCAAGAGttcaaattatttaagttttcaatcaattttttattaaacataagtTGTGTACTCGTTTAAATCAAGAGAGTGTATGTGTATTATCTTTTGCTAAGGCagttttgattttcttttttcacAGGACTTGAGTGCAGTAGCCACTGTGCCAGACCAGTATCCCTTGCTGGTAGAACTGAAGTGTATAAACTCTTTACTGGAATTACTATCACATGACAACACTGACATTTCTACAAAAGTTGTTAATCTGTTACAGGTTAGTACTGAATATAGTACCAGGATttgatacatatattttttttactaatgtcAGTTGCAAGCATAGCCGGTCTCTAAGAAGCTATTGGTGCgagttactaataaaattatatactgCCATTGTGAGTTCAAGACCActtatgttttctttgtaatGTGTAAGagattttaacattttcaaagacAATATGACATAATATCTAACTTCAACATTTTCACAGGAACTAACAGATGTGGATATTCTTCATGAGAGCGAGGAGGGTGCTGAAGAGTTAATCAATGCATTAGCTGAGGCTGAGGCACCGGCACTACTCCTTCACAACTTGGCCAGGCTAGATGAACAGGTTCCCGATGAAAGAGATGCTGTACACAACACACTAGGTACTGAAATATGATCTTGTATGAACTGCTTTGGAGCTATTGGCCTTTTTTAAAGTTCACATGTGAATCCcatttttgttactctttggTACAGGTATTGTAGAAAATCTAACAGAATTCAGACCAGAACTGTGCTCAGAAGTAGCAAAACAAGGCTTTTTGCAGTGGATACTCAAAAGACTGAAGGTACaccatttatatttatataaaaatcgcTTGCAATTcaatgtacctatttttattttaatatttcgttttattttctaGCTAAAAGTGCCTTTTGACGGAAACAAATTGTATGCTACGGAAATATTGTCGATTTTATTGCAAACAACGCCAGACAACAGAAAGATGTTGGGAGAGCTTGATGGCATTGATGTTCTTCTACAACAGTTAGCGGTATGTACaaattagtaaattttaatgttaatttttaactGTTCTTATTGTAgagctaagaaaaaaaaacacgcttTTAATTTAAGTCTTAAGTCAGATTCGTTGGTTTTTGTTGTTCAAAGTGAGGTAAATTTACCTTTTTTGATAAGTTTATTATAGCTTTTATAATGTTGCAGTTTTATAAACGCAATGATCCCGCTGGCGCCGAGGAGCAAGAAGCGATGGAAAACATGTTTGACTCACTATGTTGTGCGCTCATGGAGCCATCCAACCGCGACCGGTTCCTGCGCGGTGAAGGGTTGCAGCTTATGAACCTTATGCTTAGGTAAACATTATTTCGTTTTATCAGCTCTATCCCTTAGTAGCGAAAATGGGCAGCAAATTTCGCTAATCTTCATTTGCATTGGATAATTTGaagctttattaaaattcagttgGAGTAATCTAAAATGTCTTATTTCAGGGAAAAGAAAATGTCTCGAAATGGATCTCTAAAAGTTCTCGACCACGCCCTAGCGGGCCCCGAAGGTCGCGACAACTGCAATAAGTTTGTAGACATACTGGGATTACGTACTGTGTTCCCGCTGTTCATGAAGACTCCTAAACGAAAGCGAATCTTAACTGTGGATCAACATGAAGGTTCGTAAAAACACAACTCTAATTACCCTTCCTGCGACGTTAATTCGGTCGCTTGCGTTGCGTACCTTTccttgttattaattttatcgtttataatgttttttttttcacagagCACGTGGTGTCTATAATAGCATCAATGTTGCGAAACTGTCAAGGGAGTCAGAGACAGCGACTGCTGGCGAAATTCACTGAAAACGACCTCGAGAAGGTTGACAGACTGCTAGAGTTACATTTTAAGTATATGGATAAAGTTGATCGTACAGAGAAAGAGATGGaggtaaagaaaaatacaacacATATTAGAAAAAGCTTAAATATCAGTAATAACTTTTATGAAGTATGTTCTAATTTCGTCTTTCTACTTCTAGCAAGAAGATGAAGACTTGGATGATGACGCTCAATACCTAAGACGACTGTCGGGCGGCCTTTTCACATTACAGCTCATCGACAGAATTATATTAGAGGTAAATATTGACATGAAAATAACTTTGTCATCCTTTGCCCTAGGAAACACGCCAAACCTTTTCCggtgaagaaaataaaaacaagacttACATTGACATTAACCCGGGATGAAACTGAAATGTCTCTTATTTTTTAGGTATGCACTGCTGGTCCTTCGACGATAAAGCAGCGAGTGCAACGCGTGCTGTCCCTACGCGGTGGATCTCTCAAGATTATAAGACACGTCATGAGAGGTAAATATCATTTTCACTTTACTATACAAACAAATTCCTTTTATTATCGTTAACTCCCGCGTACTCTGTATCTATTATAAGCAAGTTTCAGaatctaatattatactaaactgAAAATTATTCTTATAGAATACGCGGGCAACCTCGGCGACGCCGGCAGCGAAGACTGGCGCCAACAAGAGCAGCAACACATATTGCAACTTGTCgataaattctaaatataagtgatttttacCATTCAACTTTGTCTTATCATTTCACACATTCTTGTTAACTTTATtagaaacattttgttaataataaaatatatccaaacaattaaataactttattgaatGCATATGCTATAGTAATTAAAAACCTCACTAACAGTgaacaatataacaaattacataaaaatagttcacaatgtaaacaaaataatccacaattaaaattactaaaattataaaaataaaactttaacaaaaagtaattttgtgcTGTATGGGTTTTATAGCAGAATCactcaatttaataaattgttaaatccTGGTTCATAATTAATTCTAAGTAACCATTAACACCACattatataaaacacatttgCAGTACAAAAATGATACTGTATCAAGagttattttgattttcaaaacgagCGACGTATATATTTGCTCTTGTCATAATTAATTCGGTAACAGTATTTCTAAAGCTGTCGCCTTGCCGCAACTACGGCCGTAAGCGACGACGCTGAAGATTGTTTACTGACTGCATTGTAACACATTGTACTGCAAATGTATATAGTGTTTAACCTTAAGGTCAAACTTACTAGGTAAGTATACAATTTTGATGACTTTCTAAACTGGggctttaatataaatattgtcataaatatatacaatttcATGCGCAATAGGATATTCCAATTGTATTCTGTATATCgtcatattattaaacataGTCACAGTTTATCAAAGTACGtaaacgaaatatatttatccCGTATAATATACGATAATATTAAATGGtgaataagtttaaataattacaagttaAGCTGTAGTTACGTTATATCATAAACACTGACACTCTTCGTCACTTCCTCAAAGAGTACACTACTGTTCACTGCATTCACAAccattctttataatattttcatttctatttaAGTCTGGGctcaatattaatttgttaagcACTGGTTTGGAAATGTTTGAGCTAATACTGTTTTAAATGCTAGGTGACGCATATTATCGTATGCGCCATTAAgtaactaaacaataaatacaaattgggTGTAAGACTGTCAAAGTTAAATCTAAAGGTACAAATAACCCTGAGTTGAATAAGTACTATATTAAGTAGCACGTATCTTGTTGCCTGAGATTTATAAGTCATGGCCTTATAAcgaaaattaacaaattatttataacataatcgTAATATGATTTAACTATATCAAATTTATATCGCGCAAAATGATCATCATTGTAGATGTTACATTATTATCCAATATTAAATATGGTTGAATTCTAATGTTATACGATCACATAACGCGAATTTAGAACTACGGACAGAACTCAATGAAGTTCCGTCtaaaacagtaatttatttaataaactgcgagatttatagttttaattctaAGGTAAGGTCACGTTGGGATCTATACTCTAAATAACTCGTGTGATAAATGTTAGACATCACTCACCTAACGCGCGCAATGTTCGTCACAAGGCAGAAGTCAACGTGCACGACACAGAACGTTAGGGAATGTAAGAAAACACATAAGATTTAGCTTGTACCCTGTGACGAATGTTACACGTTAATACTATAACACAGTAGGGTAGCGATGCTGTCTTGGATAAATCTCGTCACAAGAGTAAACAACGTAAGGCAACTCTAATTAGATAACAACAAGTATAGGCAGGGGGTTGAAGGCACGCGGCGTGTTAGGAACAGTCCTTGCTCATCATCTTGCTGAAGGCTTTGGGAATGTCTTCGTTGGTCTTGGACACGGTGCTGCCGCCGAGCAGTGTCGGCGCCGCGATCTTGCCCATTTGTATATCACACGCGGTTTTCAGTAGGtcgtagtttatcttttcagaTACGACCGAGTCTTttctgtaaacaaaaacaaaattattttgaattttatatccaaagaatatttactttagtttaagatCATATGTTTCTTTGACAAAAATGGCAATCTCAAAGCACAGGATCAGAAATTATACACTCGTCTAGAACAGGCGCATACGCTCTTATTGCACGTGCGAGAAAATACGTGCAGAATATGTAAAGGCTGTAAAATACATTAGATTAATACCATAAGGGGTTACCCTAACCACtactaaatatttgttataactCACTTGTACTGTGGGTGCGTGGTGACGAAGTTCCTCATCCAGGTGGCCATGGTGGAGATCTCGCCCGAGGCGCGGCGCTGGATGAGCTTGAGGTACTGCTGCACGGAGCAGTGCGTGTCCGCGTCCACGTCCATGCCCGACAGGTACGACTCGATCAGCGGGATCAGACCCGGGAATATACCATCCTGTACAAATTAACATACCGACATGCATTCAAATTCATAATTATAGAAATTTCGTATTGAAGaattgtatgttattatataataccATTTTAACAAATGTAAGTATTTCTAGCGATTGTGTTAATAAAAGTAGTTGATAGATTAGTTGGTAAATTTGTTCTATTTCCTATAACATTAGCAAGATCAAATACTGTGTGTTTACAAAATCTGCTACACTCTTAGATATTcgcattttatcttttaaatatgtTTCTAAATATCAACTGTGTTATCACGGCTCTGTTCCGGTGTGAGCTCATAACAATACAAGAGAGGCAATCAAACAGATTATCTTGAGTGTGTTTTATGCTACTCGTCTAATGATAAACATCGAGATTGATAAGtccttgtttaaaatatttcactgtgatatttatatgattatacTTCTTTCAAAATCGTGATTGTGTCAATTATTAGTTTCACATACATACTTCATACACTGCGCCTAATTACATTGTGCATTatacgggaatcgaacccaggacctcgTGATTGTCGTGGTCACACTACTACTCAGCACAGCacctaattattgtttttaaagatatttatacctcacttaaatataatttctcttTACTTAATATCTAATACAAGCTTAGCAGGAATACAGCCAGTGTCATACATTTAGCAGTATGCATATTCGCATAGTTTAGTTAATAATTAGCGAGTATAATACTGCAAAACTTTTACCTTGCCATTGACAATTTCGTCGATGGTCATCTCAGCGTAGAGGTCGGACTCTAGCTTGGGGTCATTGTTTTGTTTGGCGAGGTCTGTGGGGGCGCCCACGTCGCGCCGCCACCAGAACTTCTGACTGAGGCACGCATCTCGCCGCTGAGCGCGCTGCATGTTCTCATCCACCTGGGaacacatataataataataaattaaatccattaatgtcccactgctgggcaagggtctcctcccgcaacGAGGGAGGGCTTAGGCATTGAGGCCACCACTAGAGGCACACAATTGTACTAAATAaatcttaggcatgcaaggttgcatcacgatgttcaagaaataataaagttttatcagGCATAAGTCATTATCCGCGCATGCTATTCGACCTTGTTGGGCGCcataattatctttaaaatgacaatattattaaacagcCGACAGCTTTTATCCTTAGCAATTACAGATAAGTGAAATTTCGCGTAGATATGTATCTTACTTTGCTAATCGGCATGACGAAGTTGAGGTGGTAGGAGAGTATGACGCGAGTGAGTAGTACGACGAAGCACACGTAGGCGGCGTTCTCGAAGTCGGTGAGTTGCGCCTCGCACGGACGGAACTCCACGCGCCAACCTATCGACGAGTTGGGCGGCGGCGGCTTGAAGCGCATCGTCTGCCAGTTTGTTGATTGTATgttctgaaaataaatagtattgattattatacaataacataGAATCgcttaaaaatctttgaatctTCCGCGCTAAAAAACTCGATATTATCTCGCGAAGGTTTATGAAAGCTCATAAATCTTGTGTTTTCTGTTAGTGTACATTTTACCTTCAATAGATTTAAGTAGCTTGTCGCACGAAATATTTTAACCCTTTAATGCATActtaatgatataattttttgaacataaattCGAAACTACTAAAGACGTCTACGTGCGCGCTGTAGAAATTCGTGCACGTATGCTCTAAAATACTACAAAGTACTTACCTCGAAATGGTCCGAGTCATTCTTGTCATCCTGGTGCACTTTCTCCGAGAATAGCGAGACAGTGTCTCTGATGAAGAGATGCGACACGTGCAGCGCGAGCGGGTGATCGATGCCGCCCTCGCGCAGTCGCCGGTATATTGCCTTGTCGTGCACTATGTCTATGTCGTTGTACCTGACAACAATATATAAAGCCATGATGAAGGTTCTTGATAGGTACTAGATGGCTTTAGTAATTATACGGGTCGTGTCTTTAGTGTTgccagtatttaaaaaaataattagtgaaatgtagaaaaaatatttgaatagtttTGTACGTGGGCCTGAGCTAATCCGGCCGGATCTGATTTGATATTTTCACACACAAAGgattacacaaaaaaaacataagatCAATGGTTGCGTGCTTTGTAGGTAAAGCACAGCGCGCGTGACCCGATTTCCATACTACAACTAAAGGTAGCCGAGTTATTATTGTATCACAAATGTAGGTACTGTATCAATATGCCTTTGGTATAACTGCCACTGGAACTACGTACAGCTCAAGAATGTTTGTAGCATAAGAAGAGCACTCACTTCTCATTATCAGGCGAGAGATACGAGTCGATGGAGTCGTAGCGGGACTTGTTGATAAGGAACTTGTTGTTCTTGAGCGGCTCGAGGCCGCGCTCCTCGCGCGTGCGGCAGTCCACCGACGCAGAGATCACGTTCCAACGACAGTCCACGTCTGTGAGGAACCCGCGGTAGATCGGCGACGCCGCTGATAGAGCCAACTGTATCACAATAACACATACCATATAAAAATCTATCGAAGAAATTAACTAAAATCCGGTACAGAAGGAACTGCTTTTGAGTACAAAAATTATACGTTAAATTGAGAAAAATAGTACACAAAGGTTTATTCCCGTTTCATGGCTAAAAAGACAAGGTTGTTTTTAgagattttgtgtaaaataataatatttcatgtcCTCGGCGATATCTGATCGTGCGTGACGAAACACTGACTGACTGAACAAAATCATCGACTAATTTTTTTGTTGGTTGTCCACCTATCTACTAAATTCAATTACTAAAAGAAATGTTGATACCGGATGAACCGGAACTAGAAGtgacaattttaaaaaatgctttaaatttTCTTCATTGAAACTAGTACCTAACTATAAGAGGCgaaatttttatagtaataagattttagtaataaaaagtaacagtTTTTACAATCGAGCACATTTATTAGTAGTGATTCCTAATTAACTCATTGTTGGTAATCTTATCAGTGAGTTGTTAATTACAGCGTATAATGTAATAAGTATAATCGATCTCTTCTGTGACCTTTGCGTTGTCGACTGAGACCTAAGTCTATGAAAACGAAACTAAtgacagtttttaaataagctGCGTCAATGTACTGCCGCATGTCGCTTACGCTTAATTAATTCTGATAAAGCAACTGTAACGGGAGACCAATCAACATGAATTAATGGATGTTTTTTACACGCAAATAGTCCGTGGAACGAGCTGCTTGAAAATAGACAACGGTTTCAAACTATAATTCTGATTATACCGCTGTAAGCTTTGTCTTAGATCAGGGATTTACCCTGGGATTCGCGGACCTGCTTCAGGGGGTCCGCAGGCAACATAAAAACTACGCCGCTAGATACATGTAACGAAAAAACACTAATTCATGTAAGTAAAACATATCCATGAAacttttttgcaaataatagcAAGTgagcaattattttattattatagggGTCCGCTTATCACAATAAAGTAGCACTAGAGGACCGCACTAGAAAAAGGTTCGGAAACTCTGTCTGAGATATATCAACAGTGTCAAATAACGTACCATGATAGGACAGAGTGGCGCAAGTTGATCGTAGAGCGTGCGTGCTTCAGTGATACAACACGCTTGGAAGGTGAGCTGCAGGCAGCAACAGCCCATGCCGAAGCCCATAGCATCCATGTACACGCAGTCAGGCTTCGCCGCGTTGGGCTCTAACTGAGACGAGTTGTCCACTGGTATCTTCGTGTTGGTATCACGAAACACTAGGAATTTAAagattaaccctcttattcataaacacactataaacctattttagttaaaaaactactataatatgttttctcttcttcatttcgctaaggagttaaagaaacaaaacactttataagcctttcataacttcatatatttttaggaaTAAGGGggcacgtacatacatacacaatatcataTCGAGTAATTACCACCACAAGCTGCTTGATTCAATCTGTCATTAAAACACCTGACATTTATAAAAACCTATCACTGATACTatctgtataataaataactcataATCCTTTTTCAgcattcttatttatttacacagtgACCATTATTTTATCCAACACCGATTTAAATCTACTTTTATCTCTATATGACCAAGAATCGAAACAGATTCATTTTATTCTCTGTCATTATATCAAGCAGTTTAAAGAATGAACTGTAAGAAGGTATGACTATGATGACTTCACACAAGGAAATCATCatgcatcataaaatatataggcCACACAATGTGCAGGTTGTTGTCTAGTCATTTATACATGATGTAGGGTTTTCCTCCATGACtcttagtaaaaaatacattggGATAACACAATACAATATGTATTATACTACACTCAACTAATGATGACTGGTACTTGTGGTAATTACATAGTTGTAATAATACAGTTTGTCATTCAAATATCTGTAGGTAAAACTTTATTGTCatcattattatgtttgaatGAACAAGAGACAAGTTTAATGGGAGCTTTGTTTACAAGACAATATAATGTGGTTTCTAGTGACTAATTATAACATGAAATTGTATGAAAGAAgatgaaaaagataaaagaCGAATAAACACTATTCTATGTATACCTATTTTCTAATACATACCTGGTAAATTGATGGCTACTTTTTCTCCTCGCCGATTTCGTATATTCGAAGTCAAAGTTTTGAATCGCGGGTGTCCCGGGAATATGCCTTCGTCCGGGAAGAAGAGAGACTTGGTGACGCCTTCGTGGGGCGTCGGAGGATACGGTGGGCTTGTGAAATTCGGACATCCT
Above is a window of Anticarsia gemmatalis isolate Benzon Research Colony breed Stoneville strain chromosome 2, ilAntGemm2 primary, whole genome shotgun sequence DNA encoding:
- the LOC142981169 gene encoding beta-catenin-like protein 1 — protein: MDVGELLSFKPTPTPKRPNEEDSDSDEDQAKASKLRRMGRSKSDHILLTASKVLPKEPSITDKEREDILRFVETEATEGDVLDETAVKKLVLNFEKKALKNREMRIKFPDQPEKFMDSEIDLHEALQDLSAVATVPDQYPLLVELKCINSLLELLSHDNTDISTKVVNLLQELTDVDILHESEEGAEELINALAEAEAPALLLHNLARLDEQVPDERDAVHNTLGIVENLTEFRPELCSEVAKQGFLQWILKRLKLKVPFDGNKLYATEILSILLQTTPDNRKMLGELDGIDVLLQQLAFYKRNDPAGAEEQEAMENMFDSLCCALMEPSNRDRFLRGEGLQLMNLMLREKKMSRNGSLKVLDHALAGPEGRDNCNKFVDILGLRTVFPLFMKTPKRKRILTVDQHEEHVVSIIASMLRNCQGSQRQRLLAKFTENDLEKVDRLLELHFKYMDKVDRTEKEMEQEDEDLDDDAQYLRRLSGGLFTLQLIDRIILEVCTAGPSTIKQRVQRVLSLRGGSLKIIRHVMREYAGNLGDAGSEDWRQQEQQHILQLVDKF
- the Gclc gene encoding glutamate--cysteine ligase, with the protein product MNNILRTRSLFFSGVKSLYKSRVSLPYVQKARMGLLSEGNPLTWEETKALAEHVRQHGIEQFINLYKKLQDRTGDVLKWGDEVEYIIVKFDDENQRATVSLRAKDLLPKLQEKELADPQNVKSLWRPEYGAYMVEGTPGKPYGGLLAHFNIVEANMQFRRAEASAFLHPGEVIMSITNFPRLGCPNFTSPPYPPTPHEGVTKSLFFPDEGIFPGHPRFKTLTSNIRNRRGEKVAINLPVFRDTNTKIPVDNSSQLEPNAAKPDCVYMDAMGFGMGCCCLQLTFQACCITEARTLYDQLAPLCPIMLALSAASPIYRGFLTDVDCRWNVISASVDCRTREERGLEPLKNNKFLINKSRYDSIDSYLSPDNEKYNDIDIVHDKAIYRRLREGGIDHPLALHVSHLFIRDTVSLFSEKVHQDDKNDSDHFENIQSTNWQTMRFKPPPPNSSIGWRVEFRPCEAQLTDFENAAYVCFVVLLTRVILSYHLNFVMPISKVDENMQRAQRRDACLSQKFWWRRDVGAPTDLAKQNNDPKLESDLYAEMTIDEIVNGKDGIFPGLIPLIESYLSGMDVDADTHCSVQQYLKLIQRRASGEISTMATWMRNFVTTHPQYKKDSVVSEKINYDLLKTACDIQMGKIAAPTLLGGSTVSKTNEDIPKAFSKMMSKDCS